The bacterium nucleotide sequence AGACCTTCCTGCAGGCGATCCGGAAATACCGGATCCGGAACGAGCTGGCGATCGAATTCTTTCACCCGCCATCGCCCGACTTCGTGCGAAGAATGGCCGATTCCCTCATCAATTTCAACGTGGAGATCTCGCCCGAGTCCCACAATCCGCGGGTGCGCAAGGCCTTCGGGAAATCGTACGGAAACGCGGAGCTGGAAGCGTCGATCGAGGCGCTGGTCGGCAGCGCGTGCCGTCGGCTCGACCTGTTTTTCATGGTGGGGCTTCCCCTGCAGGATTATCCGTCGGTCATGGAATCGGTCGACTATTGCGGGGAACTGCTGCGAAAGTACGGCGGCACGAAGAAGCTTCTCCCCATGATCGCCCCCCTCGCCCCGTTCGTCGATCCCGGCAGCAGGCTCTTCGAGGAGTCGGAACGGTACGGCTACCGGCTCTTCTACAAGACCCTCGCGGAGCACCGGCAGGCCATGCTGATGCCGACCTGGAAGCAGCGCCTGAATTACGAGACGAAATGGATGACGCGGGACGAGATCGTGCGGGCCACCTACGATGGGGCGCTGAAGCTCATCGAGCTGAAAGCCGAGCACGGCGTGATCGGCAGGGAGGAGGCCGGGGAGATCCGGCGCCACATCCGGATGGCCAAGGAGCTGATCCGGCGCATGGAGGACGCGCCGGTCCACGACGACGCCCTCAAGATGGAGATCTTCCGGCTGAACCGTCTCGATTTCCTGTGCGGGAAGCACGAGCTGCGATGGCCGATGAACGGCTGGAAGCTCAACCTGAAAAACCTGTTCCGCCTCCTGTTCGGCTGATGCCCCCCGTTTTTCCTACAGCGGGGGTACCCCAGGGAGCGTAGTTTGTCCGTGAGCGGGGCGGGCCGGGATCATCGGTTCCTCCCCTTGAACCGCTTCATCCGGAAGACGTTCTCCCTCTCGCGCTCCTCGAGGGCGAGCAGGATGGCGCGCATCCTGGCGCGCAGCCCCGGGAGGATCACCTCGTTCAGGACGTTGATCCGCCGCGTCGATTTCCCGATCTCCGCGCCGATCTTCTTGAACCGCGTTTCGACCGCGACCACTTCGAGCACCGCTTCCAGCGCCTTCTCGAATTCGCGGGCCGCCGCCTGGGTCGAGCTCGCGACGCCGGCGTACGAGTATCCCCGGGCGTCGGCGGAACGCACGATCCCCTGCCACCGGATCTCCGGGACCCGGATGCCCCAGAAGCTGCGCTCGGAAACCGAGACGGGGATCTCGCGCCGCGCCGCGAACGCGGCCGATTCCACGTCGGCGCGCCCTTCCTGCCCGAGGGAGACGGCGAGGGCCCACGCCGCCCTTTGGATCGTTTCGGAGAACGCCCCCCGCGTGGCGACCGCCTGTTCCGCGATGGCGAAAAGCTCCCGGGCCAGGGCCTCCCTCTTGCTGCGAAGGAGTTCGAGGGCGCCGCGGGCCGCCTGCTCCTGCGCTTTCAGGAGCAGGAGGCTCATCCGGCTGGGACTGGGCGCCCGGTCGTTCATTTCCCGGTCTTCCCCGCTTCCGCCGCGGCCGCCCCGTACCGCAATCCCACGTGATTCGCCCGGACCCGGGTGAGCTGGTCCTTCGGCAGCAGCCTCAGCAGCTTCCACCCCTCCTCGAGCGTCTCCTCGATGGTCCTCCCCCGTTTTCCCTGCCCGATGAACTCCCGCTCGAAGGCGTCGGCGAACCGGCGGAAGCGCCGGTCGGCCTCCGCCAGTCCCTCCTCTCCCACGATGGCCTCGAGCCGGCGGAGTTCCCTCCCCTGGGCGTAGAAGGCGTACAACTGGTCCGCGACCCCCCGGTGGTCCTCCCGCGTCTTCCCCGGCCCGATCCCGAGGTTCATCAATCGCGAAAGGCTCGGGAGAACGTCGATCGGGGGGTAGACCCCGTTCCGGTGAAGGTCCCGGGAGAGGACGATCTGTCCTTCCGTGATGTATCCCGTCAGGTCGGGGACCGGGTGCGTGATGTCGTCGTCGGGCATCGTCAGGATGGGAAGCTGCGTCACGGAACCCCGCTTTCCCCGGATGCACCCGGCGCGTTCGTAGATCGAAGCGAGGTCGGTGTACATGTAGCCGGGGTAGCTCCTGCGGCCGGGGATCTCCTCCCGGGCCGTGGCGATCTCCCGCAGGGCGTCGCAGTAATTGGTCATGTCCGTGAGGATGACGAGGACGTCGAACCCGTGGTCGAAGGCCAGGTACTCGGCCGCCGTCAACGCGAGCCGGGGCGTGAGCAGGCGCTCGATCACGGCGTCGTCGGCGAGGTTCTGGAAGACGACGGTGCGCCCCGCGGCGCCGCTGTGCTCGAACTCGTGGAGGAAGTACGACGCCTGCCGGAAGGTGATCCCCATCGCGGCGAAGACGACGGCGAACTTCTCCCCGCGGGAGGATGCCCCGCCTTCCCCCTCGCCGGTTCCCGCCTGCCGCAGGATCTGGGCCGCGATCTCCCGGGCCGGCAGTCCCGCCGCCGAGAAGATGGGGAGCTTCTGGCCCCGGACCAGGGTGTTCAGCCCGTCGATGGCGGAGATCCCCGTCACGATCGGGCGGGACGGTTTTTCCCGGGCCACCGGGTTGATCGGCGTGCCTCCGATGTCCCTCCACGTCTCGGGCATCACGGGCGGAAGCCCGTCGATCGGGTTCCCCGCCCCGTCGAAGCGTCGGCCCAGGATGTCCAGGGAGAGGGGCGTCCGCGCCGGGGAGCCGGAGAAGCGGATGCGCGTGGAGAGGACGTCGATCCCGGTCGACTGCTCCAGGATCTGGACCAGCGTGTACCGGTCCGAGAATTCGATCACCTGCCCCCGGCGGGAGGACCCGTCCGGAAGGAGGACCTCGACCATCTCCCCCATCGTGACCCGGCGCACCCCTTCGACGAAGATGAGGGGACCCGAGACGGAATGGATCGTCCTGTATTCGCGCGTTATGAGGTCTATCGTTCTCTCCCCCCTTCCGATTCGATGCGGGCGATCAGCGCCGCCACCGTCTCCCGGAACCCCTCCTTCGGCAACTCCTTCATCCGCTCCATCTCCTGCCGGAAGGGGAGGGCAAGGATGGTCTCGACGGGAACCTTGCGGGCGAGAAGGTCCCGGCAAAGGGTGTGGAACGAGAGGAACGCCTTGAGCATCAGGTACGCCCTCTCCGGGGGGCAGGAAGCGTCCGTTTCCGAATAGGCGCTCTGGCGGAGGAAATGCTCCCGGACCATCCGGCTGACCGTCAGGACGATCCGTTCCTGCTCCTGGAGCGCGTCGATTCCCACCATCTGGACGACCTCCTGAAGCTCTTCCTCCCGCTGGAGG carries:
- a CDS encoding V-type ATP synthase subunit D, which produces MNDRAPSPSRMSLLLLKAQEQAARGALELLRSKREALARELFAIAEQAVATRGAFSETIQRAAWALAVSLGQEGRADVESAAFAARREIPVSVSERSFWGIRVPEIRWQGIVRSADARGYSYAGVASSTQAAAREFEKALEAVLEVVAVETRFKKIGAEIGKSTRRINVLNEVILPGLRARMRAILLALEERERENVFRMKRFKGRNR
- a CDS encoding V-type ATP synthase subunit B, with the translated sequence MDLITREYRTIHSVSGPLIFVEGVRRVTMGEMVEVLLPDGSSRRGQVIEFSDRYTLVQILEQSTGIDVLSTRIRFSGSPARTPLSLDILGRRFDGAGNPIDGLPPVMPETWRDIGGTPINPVAREKPSRPIVTGISAIDGLNTLVRGQKLPIFSAAGLPAREIAAQILRQAGTGEGEGGASSRGEKFAVVFAAMGITFRQASYFLHEFEHSGAAGRTVVFQNLADDAVIERLLTPRLALTAAEYLAFDHGFDVLVILTDMTNYCDALREIATAREEIPGRRSYPGYMYTDLASIYERAGCIRGKRGSVTQLPILTMPDDDITHPVPDLTGYITEGQIVLSRDLHRNGVYPPIDVLPSLSRLMNLGIGPGKTREDHRGVADQLYAFYAQGRELRRLEAIVGEEGLAEADRRFRRFADAFEREFIGQGKRGRTIEETLEEGWKLLRLLPKDQLTRVRANHVGLRYGAAAAEAGKTGK